In one Janibacter cremeus genomic region, the following are encoded:
- a CDS encoding MazG nucleotide pyrophosphohydrolase domain-containing protein has translation MPHLILLASSPRVPAGLLSRDAWRALDGADLVLAADVTEDLALALADDGIAVTPVGPESATERARLLVESAGARETIWLGSADGDPGLSDAIATEVSRLDEGPEVEVLVGSWDVEGGRLLDAVAVMDRLRAPGGCAWVAAQDHASLAPFVLEEAQEVHEALEAVIAAPDDPRGRAELTDELGDLLFQVLFHARVAADHAQDPFDVDDVAAALVDKLVRRNPHVFGDASAGTLEEIEAQWQSIKVQEKAARDSGP, from the coding sequence GTGCCGCACCTGATCCTGCTGGCATCGAGCCCACGGGTCCCGGCGGGGTTGCTCAGCCGGGACGCATGGCGCGCCCTCGACGGCGCCGACCTCGTCCTGGCCGCCGACGTCACGGAGGACCTGGCGCTGGCGCTTGCCGATGACGGGATCGCGGTGACACCGGTCGGCCCCGAGTCGGCGACCGAGCGGGCACGCCTGCTCGTGGAGTCCGCGGGGGCGCGGGAGACGATCTGGCTCGGCTCGGCCGACGGGGACCCCGGGCTGAGCGACGCGATCGCCACCGAGGTCTCCCGGCTCGACGAGGGACCCGAGGTCGAGGTCCTCGTGGGGTCGTGGGACGTCGAGGGCGGCCGCCTCCTCGACGCCGTCGCGGTCATGGACCGGCTGCGCGCACCCGGAGGGTGCGCCTGGGTGGCGGCACAGGACCACGCGAGCCTGGCCCCCTTCGTCCTGGAGGAGGCGCAGGAGGTCCACGAGGCGCTCGAGGCGGTCATCGCCGCCCCCGACGACCCGCGGGGGCGGGCGGAGCTGACCGACGAGCTCGGCGACCTGCTCTTCCAGGTGCTCTTCCACGCCCGGGTCGCCGCGGACCACGCGCAGGACCCCTTCGACGTCGACGACGTGGCCGCTGCCCTGGTGGACAAGCTCGTGCGCCGCAACCCGCACGTCTTCGGGGACGCGAGCGCAGGCACCCTCGAGGAGATCGAGGCGCAGTGGCAGTCGATCAAGGTGCAGGAGAAGGCCGCTCGCGACAGCGGACCCTGA
- the mfd gene encoding transcription-repair coupling factor, translating to MPSSLAPLLSAIAGLPGLADIPRHRTATDQLDIVAPTGLRAPTVATIGGATPGDAPQLIITSTAREADDLSAALAEFVDPELIATFPSWETLPHERLSPRSDTVGRRLAVLRRLSHPREQGAGHGPLGYVIASVRAVLQPIAKGLGDLEPVALRVGDERPLTDIAEALTNAAYVRTDLVDRRGEFAVRGGILDVFPPTEEHPIRVEFFGDTVDEIRWFKVADQRSLDATEVLWAPPCREVLLTDTVRERAAALAGDLPGVADMLLKVAEGIAVEGMESLAPALVDGMESILDVLPKEAGVIVLDHEKVRARAHDLVSTSEEFLQASWANAAAGNVVPIDLEGVLGTASHWTLAQAREHALELGLPWWSITPFAVDEELDALAADMDDRVAHDHVGLRVPAAEPPKFRGNTEAAVAQLTEWTAAGRRVLIATDGAGLVARVAEVLRGADVPTRVAEEGEPVELADGVVTITRASLGTGFVAEDHRLAVLTEADLLGSSGAGASTRDMRRMPSRRRKQVDPLQLRPGDHVVHEQHGVGSFVEMIQRTIGGATREYLVIEYAPSRRGHPGDRLFVPSDQLDQVTRYVGGDAPALNKMGGSDWQKTKSKAKRHVRQIAGELIRLYSARMATPGHTFGPDTPWQRELEDAFAHIETPDQLSTIDEVKADMEKSFPMDRLICGDVGYGKTEIAVRAAFKAIQDGKQVAVLVPTTLLVQQHLNTFSERYAGYPVTVKALSRFQTDSEAKAVLEGMKDGSVDLVIGTHRILGNEVKFKDLGMVIIDEEQRFGVEHKEQLKALRTDVDVLAMSATPIPRTLEMAVTGIREMSTLATPPEERHPVLTFVGPYEEKQVAAAVHREMMREGQVFFVHNNVSTIERTAARIRELVPDARVETAHGKMGEHRLEQVVLDFWERRFDVLVCTTIVETGLDISNANTLILDRADKFGLSQLHQLRGRVGRGRERAYAYFLYPPDKPLTETAHDRLTTIASNTDLGSGMQVAMKDLEIRGAGNLLGGEQSGHIAGVGFDLYVRMVGEAVADFKGEGEAAPSEVKIELPVDAHLPYEYVPGERLRLEAYKKLASAETEEDLTEIVEELTDRYGEPPEPVRNLVAVARLRIVVRAAGLSDVVVQGKNVRFAPAQLKESQQLRLARLYPKSSYKEGTQTVLVPKPMTARVGGSPLRDTEVLQWATDLVNQVMLDNVIVDTGANPPRDTSRSR from the coding sequence ATGCCTTCCTCCCTCGCCCCGCTCCTGAGCGCGATCGCCGGTCTGCCCGGCCTCGCGGACATCCCCCGACACCGCACCGCCACCGATCAGCTCGACATCGTCGCGCCGACCGGCCTGCGGGCGCCGACCGTCGCCACGATCGGCGGGGCCACCCCCGGTGACGCACCCCAGCTGATCATCACCTCGACCGCCCGTGAGGCCGACGACCTCTCGGCCGCGCTCGCCGAGTTCGTCGACCCCGAGCTCATCGCGACCTTCCCCAGCTGGGAGACCCTGCCGCACGAGCGGCTCAGCCCGCGCAGCGACACCGTCGGCCGCCGCCTCGCCGTGCTGCGTCGCCTGTCGCACCCGCGGGAGCAGGGGGCCGGCCACGGTCCCCTCGGCTACGTCATCGCCTCCGTGCGCGCGGTCCTCCAGCCGATCGCCAAGGGACTCGGCGACCTCGAGCCGGTGGCGCTGCGCGTCGGGGACGAGCGGCCCCTGACCGACATCGCCGAGGCCCTGACCAACGCCGCCTACGTGCGCACCGACCTCGTCGACCGCCGCGGCGAGTTCGCCGTGCGCGGCGGGATCCTCGACGTCTTCCCGCCGACGGAGGAGCACCCGATCCGGGTGGAGTTCTTCGGCGACACCGTCGACGAGATCCGCTGGTTCAAGGTCGCCGACCAGCGCAGCCTCGACGCGACCGAGGTCCTCTGGGCCCCGCCGTGCCGCGAGGTCCTGCTCACCGACACCGTCCGGGAGCGGGCCGCCGCGCTCGCCGGGGACCTGCCCGGTGTCGCCGACATGCTCCTGAAGGTGGCCGAGGGCATCGCCGTCGAGGGCATGGAGTCCCTGGCGCCCGCTCTCGTCGACGGGATGGAGTCGATCCTCGACGTGCTGCCGAAGGAGGCCGGCGTCATCGTCCTCGACCACGAGAAGGTCCGGGCCCGTGCCCACGACCTCGTCTCGACGAGCGAGGAGTTCCTCCAGGCCAGCTGGGCCAACGCTGCGGCCGGCAACGTGGTGCCGATCGACCTCGAGGGCGTCCTCGGCACCGCCTCCCACTGGACGCTCGCCCAGGCCCGCGAGCACGCACTCGAGCTGGGCCTGCCGTGGTGGAGCATCACCCCCTTCGCCGTGGACGAGGAGCTCGACGCGCTGGCGGCCGACATGGACGACCGGGTCGCGCACGACCACGTCGGGCTGCGGGTCCCCGCGGCGGAGCCGCCGAAATTCCGGGGCAACACCGAGGCGGCGGTCGCCCAGCTCACCGAGTGGACCGCCGCGGGCCGGCGGGTGCTCATCGCCACCGACGGAGCCGGGCTCGTCGCGCGTGTCGCCGAGGTGCTGCGCGGTGCCGACGTCCCCACCCGGGTCGCCGAGGAGGGCGAGCCGGTCGAGCTCGCCGACGGCGTCGTCACCATCACCCGCGCCAGCCTGGGCACCGGCTTCGTCGCCGAGGACCACCGGCTCGCCGTGCTCACCGAGGCCGACCTCCTGGGCTCGAGCGGCGCCGGCGCCAGCACCCGTGACATGCGGCGGATGCCGTCGCGCCGCCGCAAGCAGGTGGACCCCCTCCAGCTGCGTCCGGGGGACCACGTCGTCCACGAGCAGCACGGTGTCGGGTCCTTCGTCGAGATGATCCAGCGCACCATCGGCGGTGCCACCCGCGAGTACCTCGTCATCGAGTACGCACCCTCCCGTCGCGGCCACCCGGGCGACCGGCTCTTCGTCCCCTCCGACCAGCTCGACCAGGTCACCCGCTATGTCGGCGGTGACGCGCCGGCGCTGAACAAGATGGGTGGCAGTGACTGGCAGAAGACGAAGTCGAAGGCCAAGCGGCACGTCCGGCAGATCGCGGGTGAGCTGATCCGCCTGTACAGCGCCCGGATGGCCACGCCGGGCCACACCTTCGGGCCGGACACCCCGTGGCAGCGTGAGCTCGAGGACGCCTTCGCGCACATCGAGACGCCGGACCAGCTGAGCACCATCGACGAGGTCAAGGCAGACATGGAGAAGTCCTTCCCCATGGACCGGCTCATCTGCGGTGACGTCGGCTACGGCAAGACGGAGATCGCGGTGCGCGCGGCCTTCAAGGCCATCCAGGACGGCAAGCAGGTCGCCGTGCTCGTGCCGACGACCCTGCTCGTCCAGCAGCACCTCAACACCTTCTCCGAGCGGTACGCCGGGTACCCCGTGACGGTCAAGGCACTCAGCCGCTTCCAGACCGACTCGGAGGCCAAGGCGGTGCTGGAGGGCATGAAGGACGGCTCCGTCGACCTCGTCATCGGCACCCACCGCATCCTCGGCAACGAGGTGAAGTTCAAGGACCTCGGGATGGTGATCATCGACGAGGAGCAGCGCTTCGGTGTCGAGCACAAGGAGCAGCTGAAGGCCCTGCGCACCGACGTCGACGTGCTGGCGATGTCCGCGACGCCGATCCCGCGCACCCTCGAGATGGCCGTCACCGGCATCCGCGAGATGTCCACGCTCGCGACGCCGCCGGAGGAACGCCACCCGGTGCTCACCTTCGTCGGGCCGTACGAGGAGAAGCAGGTCGCCGCGGCCGTCCACCGCGAGATGATGCGCGAGGGGCAGGTCTTCTTCGTGCACAACAACGTCAGCACGATCGAGCGGACCGCCGCCCGGATCCGTGAGCTCGTGCCGGACGCCCGCGTCGAGACCGCCCACGGCAAGATGGGGGAGCACCGGCTCGAGCAGGTGGTCCTGGACTTCTGGGAGCGGCGCTTCGACGTGCTCGTGTGCACGACGATCGTCGAGACCGGGCTGGACATCTCCAATGCCAACACGCTCATCCTCGACCGGGCGGACAAGTTCGGCCTGAGCCAGCTGCACCAGCTGCGTGGCCGTGTCGGTCGTGGCCGGGAGCGGGCCTACGCCTACTTCCTCTACCCGCCGGACAAGCCACTGACCGAGACGGCGCACGACCGCCTGACCACGATCGCGAGCAACACCGACCTCGGCTCCGGCATGCAGGTCGCGATGAAGGACCTCGAGATCCGCGGTGCCGGCAACCTGCTCGGCGGTGAGCAGTCCGGCCACATCGCCGGAGTCGGGTTCGACCTGTACGTGCGGATGGTCGGTGAGGCGGTCGCCGACTTCAAGGGCGAAGGGGAGGCCGCGCCGTCCGAGGTCAAGATCGAGCTGCCCGTGGACGCCCACCTGCCGTACGAGTACGTGCCGGGCGAGCGGCTGCGCCTCGAGGCCTACAAGAAGCTCGCCTCCGCGGAGACCGAGGAGGACCTCACCGAGATCGTGGAGGAGCTCACCGATCGCTACGGCGAGCCGCCCGAGCCGGTGCGCAACCTCGTCGCCGTCGCCCGGTTGCGCATCGTCGTGCGCGCCGCGGGTCTCAGCGACGTCGTGGTGCAGGGCAAGAACGTGCGCTTCGCCCCGGCACAGCTGAAGGAGAGCCAGCAGCTGCGCCTGGCCCGCCTGTACCCGAAGTCGAGCTACAAGGAGGGCACCCAGACGGTGCTCGTCCCCAAGCCGATGACCGCGCGGGTCGGAGGCAGCCCCCTTCGCGACACGGAGGTGCTGCAGTGGGCCACCGACCTGGTCAATCAGGTCATGCTCGACAATGTCATCGTGGACACTGGGGCGAACCCGCCCCGCGACACCTCGCGCTCCCGCTGA
- the pth gene encoding aminoacyl-tRNA hydrolase has product MTDETWLVVGLGNPGPKYAGNRHNVGAMVVELLAERAGVRLRAHKAGASAESIRLGPVPGTRTIIGIPHSYMNLSGGATKGLATFFSVPPERTIVIHDELDIPFGQVRLKRGGGEGGHNGLRSITASFGTKDYVRVRVGIDRPPGRMDAAAYVLKDFSSTERKELPFLLDDAADAVELVIEKGLTDAQQVVHAPR; this is encoded by the coding sequence GTGACCGACGAGACGTGGCTGGTGGTGGGCCTGGGCAACCCGGGACCGAAGTACGCGGGCAACCGCCACAACGTGGGGGCCATGGTCGTCGAGCTGCTCGCCGAGCGCGCCGGGGTCCGCCTGCGGGCGCACAAGGCCGGTGCGAGCGCCGAGTCGATCCGACTGGGTCCGGTGCCCGGCACCCGCACGATCATCGGGATCCCGCACTCGTACATGAACCTCTCCGGTGGTGCGACCAAGGGTCTGGCGACCTTCTTCTCCGTCCCCCCGGAGCGGACCATCGTCATCCACGACGAGCTGGACATCCCCTTCGGCCAGGTGCGCCTCAAGCGGGGCGGGGGCGAAGGGGGCCACAACGGCCTGCGCTCGATCACCGCCTCCTTCGGCACGAAGGACTACGTGCGCGTGCGTGTGGGCATCGACCGTCCGCCCGGCCGGATGGACGCGGCCGCGTACGTGCTCAAGGACTTCTCCTCCACCGAGCGCAAGGAGCTGCCCTTCCTCCTCGACGACGCCGCCGACGCGGTCGAGCTGGTCATCGAGAAGGGGCTGACCGACGCCCAGCAGGTCGTGCACGCCCCGCGCTGA
- a CDS encoding 50S ribosomal protein L25/general stress protein Ctc has protein sequence MAPKHDEIRLASDKRTEFGKGAARKLRRADKVPAVLYGHGEAPTHLALPFHDTFQALKNPNALLTIAVEGEKDQLALAKDVQRDPIKPIIEHVDLVIVKKGEKVVVEVPVHVEGEAAPETVVTVDAQTLEIEADPMDLPDNLVVSVEDAEVGTMIHASDVTMPSGATLVSDPDTLVVNVTQQISAEALEAELAEAEEEAGVEHDEPETEAAEAPAAEGGEESSDEE, from the coding sequence ATGGCCCCCAAGCACGACGAGATCCGTCTCGCCAGCGACAAGCGCACCGAGTTCGGCAAGGGCGCGGCCCGCAAGCTGCGTCGCGCCGACAAGGTCCCGGCCGTCCTCTACGGCCACGGCGAGGCCCCGACCCACCTCGCCCTGCCCTTCCACGACACCTTCCAGGCGCTGAAGAACCCCAACGCCCTGCTGACGATCGCCGTCGAGGGCGAGAAGGACCAGCTCGCCCTGGCCAAGGACGTCCAGCGCGACCCGATCAAGCCGATCATCGAGCACGTCGACCTCGTCATCGTCAAGAAGGGCGAGAAGGTCGTCGTCGAGGTCCCGGTCCACGTCGAGGGCGAGGCCGCCCCGGAGACCGTCGTCACCGTCGACGCCCAGACCCTCGAGATCGAGGCCGACCCGATGGACCTGCCCGACAACCTCGTCGTCTCCGTCGAGGACGCCGAGGTCGGCACCATGATCCACGCGAGCGACGTCACCATGCCCTCGGGCGCGACCCTCGTCTCCGACCCGGACACCCTGGTCGTCAACGTCACCCAGCAGATCTCCGCCGAGGCGCTCGAGGCCGAGCTCGCCGAGGCCGAGGAGGAGGCCGGTGTCGAGCACGACGAGCCCGAGACCGAGGCCGCCGAGGCCCCGGCCGCCGAGGGTGGCGAGGAGTCCTCCGACGAGGAGTGA
- a CDS encoding EamA family transporter translates to MSSIQSAPRQTPFVLGLMVALLSAATFGSSGTFGSALMETGWSAGAVVTARIVGAALLMVVPALLAMRGHWHLARRNAGRIIAYGFFAVAGCQFAYFMAVERLSVGVALLLEYLAPVLIVAWIWLRHGRRPSGLTGFGVVAALVGLVLVLDVFSGARVDVVGVVWGVLAAVGLVVFFLVSAQEEEALPPIGFAGAGLAVGALVLVVGAVLGWLPMSASTEPVELSGWSAPWWVAVVELAVVAGAVAYAAGIASARLLGGTVASFVGLSEVLFSIAFAWVLVDQAMSLVQVLGGVAILAGVVAVKLGEGRAPAARPVPADDVDPAVLAEFGASEEVH, encoded by the coding sequence GTGTCATCCATCCAGTCCGCCCCGCGGCAGACGCCCTTCGTCCTCGGCCTGATGGTCGCCCTCCTCTCGGCGGCGACCTTCGGCTCGTCGGGGACCTTCGGCTCGGCGCTGATGGAGACCGGGTGGAGTGCCGGCGCGGTCGTCACCGCCCGGATCGTCGGGGCGGCGCTGCTCATGGTCGTCCCCGCCCTGCTCGCCATGCGCGGGCACTGGCACCTGGCGCGCCGCAACGCCGGCCGGATCATCGCCTACGGGTTCTTCGCGGTCGCGGGGTGCCAGTTCGCCTACTTCATGGCGGTCGAGCGCCTCTCCGTCGGCGTCGCCCTGCTGCTGGAGTACCTGGCACCGGTGCTCATCGTCGCGTGGATCTGGCTGCGCCACGGGCGTCGCCCCTCGGGCCTGACCGGCTTCGGCGTCGTCGCAGCCCTCGTCGGGCTCGTGCTCGTCCTCGACGTCTTCTCCGGGGCGCGGGTCGACGTCGTCGGCGTCGTGTGGGGTGTTCTCGCGGCGGTCGGCCTCGTCGTCTTCTTCCTCGTCTCCGCACAGGAGGAGGAGGCCCTGCCGCCGATCGGGTTCGCCGGCGCCGGACTGGCCGTCGGTGCGCTGGTGCTCGTCGTCGGCGCGGTGCTCGGCTGGTTGCCCATGAGCGCGTCGACCGAGCCCGTCGAGCTGTCGGGGTGGTCCGCGCCGTGGTGGGTCGCGGTCGTCGAGCTCGCCGTCGTCGCGGGAGCGGTCGCCTATGCAGCGGGCATCGCGTCCGCCCGCCTGCTCGGGGGCACTGTCGCCTCCTTCGTCGGCCTGAGCGAGGTGCTGTTCTCGATCGCCTTCGCCTGGGTGCTCGTCGACCAGGCCATGTCCCTCGTCCAGGTCCTCGGTGGAGTGGCGATCCTCGCCGGCGTCGTCGCGGTCAAGCTGGGCGAAGGGAGGGCCCCGGCAGCGCGGCCGGTGCCCGCCGACGACGTCGACCCCGCCGTCCTCGCCGAGTTTGGTGCCTCCGAGGAGGTCCACTAG
- a CDS encoding CGNR zinc finger domain-containing protein has product MTFAHDTEVALRTAAALVNTGGDDVDTLATTAELDEFYVAWGWTGRHDGSPTELAEVRALRPRLHEIWLAAGDVERTVGLVNELLRTGRALPQLVEHGDYGWHIHATDPEATLAQRMQVEAAMAFVDVVRVGELSRLRVCAAADCDNVLVDLSRNRSRRYCEGGCGNRLAAAAYRSRREG; this is encoded by the coding sequence ATGACTTTTGCCCATGACACGGAGGTCGCGCTGCGGACCGCCGCGGCGCTGGTGAACACGGGCGGGGACGACGTCGACACGTTGGCCACGACGGCCGAGCTGGACGAGTTCTACGTGGCGTGGGGCTGGACCGGTCGCCACGACGGGAGCCCAACCGAGCTGGCCGAGGTGCGAGCACTGCGCCCGCGGCTGCACGAGATCTGGCTCGCGGCCGGCGACGTCGAGCGCACCGTCGGGCTGGTCAACGAGCTGCTGCGCACCGGCCGGGCCCTCCCCCAGCTCGTCGAGCACGGCGACTACGGCTGGCACATCCACGCCACCGACCCGGAGGCGACGCTCGCGCAACGCATGCAGGTCGAGGCGGCGATGGCCTTCGTCGACGTCGTCCGCGTCGGCGAGCTCTCCCGCCTGCGGGTATGCGCCGCCGCCGACTGCGACAACGTGCTCGTCGACCTCTCCCGCAACCGCTCGCGCCGTTACTGCGAGGGCGGCTGCGGCAACCGGCTCGCCGCGGCCGCCTACCGCTCCCGGCGTGAGGGCTGA
- a CDS encoding ribose-phosphate diphosphokinase, which yields MTGIHKTPEKNLMVFTGRTHPALADAVAAELDTELVPTSAYDFANGEIYVRYEESVRGCDAFVLQSHSTPINEAIMEQLLMVDALKRASAKRITVVMPFYGYARQDKKHRGREPISARLMADMFKTAGADRLITVDLHTDQIQGFFDGPVDHLMARRILASYVNEKYGDRKLSVVSPDAGRIKVAEQWSRQLGGVPLAFIHKTRDIDRPNEMVANRVVGEVEGRWCVLVDDMIDTAGTITKAADALMADGAAGVIIAATHAIFSGPAVERMDACAAEEIIVTDTLPLTEEQRFDCLTELSIAPLVSRAIREVFEDGSVTSLFT from the coding sequence GTGACCGGCATCCACAAGACTCCGGAGAAGAACCTCATGGTCTTCACCGGACGCACCCACCCGGCCTTGGCCGACGCCGTGGCCGCGGAGCTCGACACCGAGCTGGTGCCGACGAGCGCGTACGACTTCGCCAACGGCGAGATCTACGTCCGCTACGAGGAGTCGGTTCGCGGCTGCGACGCGTTCGTGCTGCAGAGCCACTCCACGCCGATCAACGAGGCGATCATGGAGCAGCTGCTCATGGTCGACGCGCTCAAGCGTGCCAGCGCCAAGCGGATCACCGTGGTCATGCCGTTCTACGGCTACGCGCGCCAGGACAAGAAGCACCGCGGCCGCGAGCCGATCTCCGCGCGCCTCATGGCCGACATGTTCAAGACGGCGGGCGCCGACCGCCTGATCACGGTCGACCTGCACACCGACCAGATCCAGGGCTTCTTCGACGGGCCGGTCGACCACCTCATGGCCCGGCGGATCCTCGCGAGCTACGTCAACGAGAAGTACGGCGACCGCAAGCTCTCCGTCGTCTCCCCGGACGCCGGCCGGATCAAGGTGGCCGAGCAGTGGTCGCGGCAGCTCGGGGGAGTGCCGCTGGCCTTCATCCACAAGACGCGCGACATCGACCGGCCCAACGAGATGGTCGCCAACCGCGTCGTCGGTGAGGTCGAGGGCCGGTGGTGCGTGCTCGTCGACGACATGATCGACACCGCGGGCACGATCACCAAGGCCGCCGACGCCCTCATGGCCGATGGCGCCGCCGGCGTGATCATCGCCGCGACGCACGCCATCTTCTCCGGCCCTGCCGTCGAGCGGATGGACGCGTGCGCCGCCGAGGAGATCATCGTCACCGACACCCTCCCGCTCACCGAGGAGCAGCGCTTCGACTGCCTGACCGAGCTCTCGATCGCGCCGCTCGTCTCCCGCGCGATCCGTGAGGTCTTCGAGGACGGCTCGGTCACCAGCCTCTTCACCTGA
- the glmU gene encoding bifunctional UDP-N-acetylglucosamine diphosphorylase/glucosamine-1-phosphate N-acetyltransferase GlmU, translated as MNDVRPDAVIILAAGEGTRMKSTLPKVLHPIGGAPLLGHAMRAASAAGAAETVVVVRHQRDRVAAFVEDFNARVERACTIADQDEIKGTGRAVECGLTALPADLTGTVVVTMGDVPLLSAETLTDLTRAHVEASAAVTVVTSVLDDGKAYGRIVRDADGNVERIVEFKDATDDERAITEINSGIYAFDAAVLRRELANVTTDNAQGEKYLTDVLQLARTAGGRVAAHVLTDLWQTEGVNDRVQLADLGKELNRRTCERHMRAGVTIVDPDTTWIDVDVSIGRDTTVLPGTQLLGATSIGAEAFVGPDVTLTDCEVGDGAEIKRTEGALAVIGAGATVGPYSYLRPGTVLGAKGKIGGFVETKNTTIGEGAKVPHLTYAGDADIRAGANIGAGTIFANYDGVAKHRTVVGRHSFVGSNSVLVAPVEVADGAYVAAGSAVIDDVGPGQLGVARGRQRNIEGWVDLRRAGTSTAAAAQAAAQLPSPEPTPDSSEDTQ; from the coding sequence GTGAACGACGTCCGCCCCGACGCAGTCATCATCCTCGCCGCGGGCGAGGGCACCCGGATGAAGTCGACCCTCCCCAAGGTCCTCCATCCCATCGGCGGGGCTCCGCTCCTCGGCCACGCGATGCGTGCGGCCTCGGCCGCCGGGGCCGCCGAGACCGTGGTCGTCGTCCGCCACCAGCGCGACCGGGTCGCGGCCTTCGTCGAGGACTTCAACGCCCGGGTCGAGCGGGCCTGCACCATCGCCGACCAGGACGAGATCAAGGGCACCGGCCGCGCCGTCGAGTGCGGGCTGACCGCGCTGCCCGCCGACCTCACCGGGACCGTCGTCGTCACCATGGGTGACGTGCCGCTGCTGTCCGCGGAGACGCTCACCGACCTGACCCGCGCCCACGTCGAGGCCTCCGCCGCCGTCACCGTCGTCACCTCGGTCCTCGACGACGGGAAGGCCTACGGCCGGATCGTGCGCGACGCGGACGGCAACGTCGAGCGGATCGTGGAGTTCAAGGACGCGACCGACGACGAGCGGGCGATCACCGAGATCAACTCCGGGATCTATGCCTTCGACGCCGCGGTCCTGCGTCGCGAGCTGGCCAACGTGACCACCGACAACGCCCAGGGCGAGAAGTACCTCACCGACGTCCTCCAGCTCGCCCGTACCGCGGGCGGCCGGGTGGCCGCGCACGTCCTGACCGACCTGTGGCAGACCGAGGGCGTCAACGACCGGGTCCAGCTCGCCGATCTCGGCAAGGAGCTCAACCGCCGCACCTGCGAGCGCCACATGCGCGCCGGCGTGACCATCGTCGACCCCGACACCACCTGGATCGACGTCGACGTGAGCATCGGCCGGGACACGACCGTCCTGCCCGGTACGCAGCTGCTGGGTGCGACGTCGATCGGCGCGGAGGCCTTCGTCGGTCCGGACGTGACCCTCACCGACTGCGAGGTCGGGGACGGGGCCGAGATCAAGCGCACAGAGGGCGCCCTCGCCGTCATCGGTGCCGGCGCCACCGTCGGCCCCTACTCCTACCTGCGGCCCGGCACCGTGCTCGGTGCCAAGGGGAAGATCGGCGGCTTCGTGGAGACGAAGAACACGACGATCGGCGAGGGCGCCAAGGTGCCCCACCTGACCTACGCCGGCGATGCCGACATCAGGGCGGGGGCCAACATCGGCGCCGGTACGATCTTCGCCAACTACGACGGCGTCGCCAAGCACCGCACGGTCGTCGGCCGGCACTCCTTCGTCGGCTCCAACTCCGTGCTCGTCGCCCCCGTCGAGGTCGCGGACGGCGCCTACGTCGCGGCCGGCTCCGCCGTGATCGACGACGTCGGCCCGGGCCAGCTCGGCGTGGCCCGCGGCCGCCAGCGCAACATCGAGGGCTGGGTCGACCTGCGACGCGCCGGCACCTCGACCGCGGCCGCCGCGCAGGCCGCAGCACAGCTCCCTTCGCCCGAACCCACCCCCGACAGCAGCGAGGACACCCAGTGA